The Hyphomicrobiales bacterium genome has a window encoding:
- a CDS encoding HNH endonuclease: MHDADSFARMPALDSAAEQTRLEELLAIFTEERTVAFKDDTYLVRDNGAVCRCPRPQARRRKLDEVWTFGTYNRHSGYFEIAGHVVHRIVATAFHGPGPTSEYVVDHIDTNRLNNRPDNLRWVTRLENILLNPITRTRIELAYGSLEAFFANPGSCTIPNWEWMRVVTKEQAEESRQRLLAWAETGRNGKGGMLSDWLFEPRTGVGGEPARFDAGRVRAAQDEMLERPSFDFPVTGRDMRKAGAAAKAPVFEPEPIDTASLTPSAFQRKWRTPTEFPQCPGAVADGALREYLARLEPDAVFTRNRYGENIAVVAAISPDNILSVVSSMPPGSVKDWTHAKVYEEGNLFCHESGGTYFTLEGAMKAHCLAIGAPTDQYEGSIDDFC; encoded by the coding sequence ATGCACGACGCGGATTCGTTTGCGCGGATGCCAGCACTGGATTCCGCTGCTGAGCAGACGCGGCTCGAAGAGCTACTGGCCATATTCACCGAAGAGCGCACGGTTGCGTTCAAGGACGATACCTACCTTGTCCGCGACAATGGCGCTGTATGCAGGTGCCCGCGTCCGCAGGCGCGGCGGCGCAAACTTGATGAGGTCTGGACGTTCGGGACCTACAATCGGCATTCAGGCTACTTTGAAATCGCGGGGCATGTGGTTCACCGGATCGTTGCCACCGCCTTCCACGGCCCGGGGCCTACGTCCGAGTACGTCGTCGATCATATCGACACGAACCGGCTGAATAACCGCCCCGACAATCTGCGTTGGGTTACGCGGCTCGAAAACATCCTGCTGAACCCCATAACGCGCACGCGCATCGAGCTGGCCTACGGCTCGCTTGAAGCCTTCTTCGCCAATCCGGGCTCCTGCACAATTCCGAACTGGGAATGGATGCGGGTCGTGACCAAAGAGCAGGCGGAAGAAAGCCGCCAGCGACTGCTGGCGTGGGCAGAAACCGGTCGCAACGGCAAAGGCGGGATGCTTTCTGACTGGCTGTTTGAACCAAGGACGGGGGTCGGCGGCGAGCCTGCCCGGTTTGATGCGGGGCGTGTGAGAGCCGCGCAGGACGAAATGCTTGAACGCCCGTCATTCGATTTCCCGGTCACGGGCCGCGATATGCGGAAAGCCGGAGCGGCAGCGAAGGCCCCGGTCTTCGAGCCGGAGCCAATTGACACGGCATCGCTCACTCCGAGCGCCTTTCAGCGTAAGTGGCGAACGCCAACGGAGTTCCCGCAATGCCCCGGTGCCGTAGCGGACGGCGCTTTGAGAGAATACCTCGCCCGGCTTGAGCCGGACGCCGTCTTCACGCGCAATCGCTATGGCGAGAACATCGCGGTGGTCGCGGCTATCAGCCCTGACAACATCCTTTCCGTTGTCAGCAGCATGCCGCCGGGCAGCGTCAAAGACTGGACCCACGCCAAGGTCTACGAGGAAGGCAATCTTTTCTGTCACGAGTCGGGCGGAACATACTTCACGCTGGAGGGGGCTATGAAAGCGCATTGCCTGGCAATCGGCGCGCCCACCGATCAGTACGAGGGTTCAATCGATGATTTCTGCTAG